Proteins co-encoded in one Marinomonas sp. IMCC 4694 genomic window:
- a CDS encoding AAA family ATPase has product MEVKKLTLRNIGRFDTLEVLLAPAGNKQSNVTVFVGNNGSGKTSILKSLATSLSWLVARIQSEKGVGSPIPELVIKNEASSASVNLDVYHFTGNTADPDTDTDTEGESDDRNCFPWRVARTRKGRKASLKSDYWGVTSLANHYRTLLSQNDTSSLPLIAFYSVERVVIDIPLKIKGKHSFLQLDGYDKSLSQGVDFRRFFEWFREREDTENESSISDDMLEQLRLVFGHDDESWAKLKEIKASKRDIQLAAVRSAIYAFMPEFSNLRVRRKPRLHMSIDKNGQTLNVAQLSQGEKSLMALIGDIARRLAVMNPSLDNPLIGDGIVLIDEVDMHLHPKWQRRLIHQLTSTFPQCQFVLTTHSPLVISDSEGVLTYLINEDEVQELPSLYGQDANTVLLDIMDTDIRNAVINEKLTLLYDSIHDSEIENAKQQLTELQHTLPIDNIELSKARLLLRKKELNLERDN; this is encoded by the coding sequence ATGGAAGTTAAAAAGTTAACACTTCGTAATATAGGTCGTTTTGATACGTTAGAAGTCCTTTTAGCCCCTGCAGGAAATAAACAAAGCAATGTTACTGTCTTCGTCGGTAATAACGGTTCTGGTAAAACATCGATACTAAAGTCTCTTGCGACATCGCTCAGTTGGCTTGTCGCACGTATCCAAAGTGAAAAAGGCGTAGGCAGCCCAATCCCAGAATTAGTCATTAAAAATGAAGCGTCATCCGCTTCCGTTAATCTGGATGTGTATCATTTTACTGGCAATACCGCAGACCCTGACACTGACACTGACACTGAAGGAGAGTCCGATGATAGAAACTGTTTCCCTTGGCGCGTTGCAAGAACACGCAAAGGTCGCAAAGCCTCATTGAAAAGTGATTACTGGGGCGTCACCTCTTTGGCCAATCATTACCGTACCTTACTGTCACAGAACGATACATCATCATTGCCTTTAATCGCCTTTTATTCAGTTGAGCGTGTTGTTATTGATATACCTTTGAAAATAAAAGGGAAACACTCGTTTTTACAACTTGATGGTTATGACAAATCTCTCAGTCAGGGCGTGGATTTTAGACGCTTCTTTGAATGGTTTAGAGAGCGTGAAGACACTGAAAACGAATCAAGCATATCAGACGATATGCTTGAACAACTGCGTCTTGTTTTTGGTCACGACGATGAGAGCTGGGCAAAACTTAAAGAAATAAAAGCATCAAAAAGAGATATACAGCTGGCCGCTGTACGCTCAGCTATTTATGCATTTATGCCGGAATTTTCAAACCTGCGTGTACGACGTAAGCCAAGACTGCATATGTCGATTGATAAAAATGGCCAGACATTAAATGTTGCTCAGCTTTCTCAAGGTGAAAAGTCATTAATGGCACTCATTGGTGATATTGCGAGACGCTTGGCGGTTATGAACCCGTCGCTAGACAATCCTTTGATCGGAGACGGTATCGTCCTCATTGATGAAGTGGACATGCACCTTCACCCAAAATGGCAACGCCGTCTTATTCACCAACTTACCAGCACATTTCCACAATGCCAGTTTGTACTCACAACACACTCACCATTGGTTATCAGCGACAGTGAAGGGGTTTTAACCTACCTGATTAACGAGGACGAAGTGCAAGAACTGCCCTCACTGTATGGGCAAGATGCAAACACAGTACTCCTTGATATTATGGACACTGACATCCGCAATGCAGTGATAAATGAAAAGCTTACGCTTTTATACGACTCGATTCACGATTCTGAAATCGAAAACGCTAAGCAGCAATTAACAGAGCTACAACATACCCTACCCATAGACAACATAGAATTATCCAAGGCAAGGCTATTGCTTCGTAAAAAGGAGCTTAACCTTGAAAGAGATAATTAA
- a CDS encoding GIY-YIG nuclease family protein, giving the protein MISQKRPRTIQIFLPTGDPAGIRIAEQTTSIIRLIEVPRSDIAEFVKMPEAKQVGLYFLVSGDNTYTDNDELYIGQSGDVGSRLMQHYKDEKKDCERVLVLVSLTNNLTQTHVLYLESLSIEKAKLCQRYELLNGNGGQKPHTPIPLKADCDEIHEIGSLLLATLGYPIFEPLAEQSSTKPEQVFICNRADVDARGIYTNEGMVVLKGSSAPMTTTRKTDQRFYDKRDRLLAKGVIVEQNGRFVFQRDCLFPSPSGASMFLLLATANGWVNWKTEQGVTLHDYQGRTLESASEQVHSVT; this is encoded by the coding sequence ATGATTTCACAAAAGCGACCTCGTACCATTCAAATATTTTTACCTACCGGTGACCCTGCGGGTATTCGCATTGCCGAGCAAACCACGTCGATCATTCGCTTAATTGAAGTGCCTCGTAGTGATATTGCTGAATTTGTAAAAATGCCAGAAGCCAAGCAAGTTGGGCTTTATTTTTTAGTCTCTGGCGATAACACTTATACAGATAATGACGAGCTGTATATTGGTCAGTCGGGCGATGTGGGTAGCCGATTGATGCAGCACTATAAAGATGAAAAGAAAGACTGTGAACGAGTGCTGGTATTGGTGTCGCTCACCAATAACTTAACCCAAACTCATGTGCTGTATTTAGAATCCTTGTCTATTGAAAAAGCAAAACTCTGCCAGAGATATGAACTGCTTAATGGCAATGGCGGGCAAAAGCCCCACACGCCGATTCCGCTTAAAGCCGATTGTGATGAAATTCATGAAATCGGCAGTTTGTTGCTAGCCACTCTTGGTTATCCAATTTTTGAACCTCTTGCTGAACAGTCATCTACTAAACCCGAACAGGTATTCATTTGTAACCGTGCCGATGTGGATGCCAGAGGCATATACACTAACGAAGGCATGGTGGTACTAAAAGGCTCCTCCGCCCCGATGACAACAACACGCAAAACCGACCAAAGGTTTTACGATAAACGCGACCGCCTTTTAGCTAAAGGGGTAATAGTTGAACAAAATGGCCGCTTTGTATTTCAACGTGACTGTTTGTTTCCCTCACCCAGTGGCGCCTCGATGTTTTTATTGCTTGCCACAGCTAATGGTTGGGTAAACTGGAAAACAGAGCAAGGCGTGACATTGCATGATTATCAAGGCAGGACACTTGAGTCAGCTAGTGAGCAAGTACACAGCGTGACATAA
- a CDS encoding restriction endonuclease subunit S: protein MKCPANSTTTASGVPSLSKSVINKVKINLPPLPEQRKIATILGTWDKAISTTERLIDNSKQQKKALMQQLLTGKKRLLDDSGKPFEGEWEEVKLSDVAEVIMGSSPKSSSYNQNSEGLPLIQGNADIKNRKSIPRIYTSEVTKKCHPEDILLSVRAPVGTVAKSAHEACIGRGISSIKAKTNHVQEYLYQWLLWFEPRWEQYSQGSTFEAVNSNDIKSLHLVIPTHSEQAKIASVLNNADQEIKLLEQQLADFKQEKKALMQQLLTGKRRVKVDDKVVA from the coding sequence TTGAAGTGTCCGGCTAATTCAACCACAACAGCTAGTGGTGTACCTAGTTTATCGAAATCGGTTATTAACAAAGTAAAAATTAATCTCCCCCCCCTCCCAGAACAACGAAAAATTGCCACTATCCTTGGAACGTGGGATAAAGCGATTAGCACCACCGAGCGCCTAATCGACAACAGCAAGCAGCAGAAAAAAGCCCTGATGCAACAACTGCTCACTGGTAAAAAACGCCTACTTGATGATTCAGGTAAACCGTTTGAAGGTGAATGGGAAGAAGTTAAGCTGTCAGATGTGGCTGAAGTTATTATGGGATCTTCGCCTAAGTCATCGTCATACAATCAAAACAGTGAAGGTCTTCCGCTTATTCAGGGAAATGCAGATATTAAAAATCGCAAGTCAATACCAAGAATTTATACCAGTGAAGTGACCAAAAAATGCCATCCTGAAGATATCTTATTAAGTGTTAGAGCACCCGTTGGAACGGTTGCTAAATCAGCTCATGAGGCTTGCATTGGTCGTGGAATATCATCAATCAAAGCCAAAACAAATCACGTTCAAGAATATTTATACCAGTGGTTACTTTGGTTTGAACCTCGATGGGAACAATATTCGCAAGGCAGTACATTTGAAGCTGTGAATAGTAATGATATTAAGTCATTGCATCTAGTGATACCAACTCACTCCGAGCAGGCAAAAATTGCCTCTGTTCTTAACAACGCTGATCAAGAAATCAAACTTTTAGAACAACAGCTTGCTGATTTCAAACAAGAGAAAAAAGCGTTAATGCAGCAGTTGTTAACGGGCAAGCGCAGGGTTAAAGTTGACGATAAGGTGGTTGCATGA
- a CDS encoding IS3 family transposase (programmed frameshift), which yields MTKRTNKQYPNDFKQEAVALVIEQGYSVVEAAASLNITDKLLYNWVAKFKQQNEDSELSKDERAELAQLRKDNKRLLMEREILKKASAFFGKRNEIKYSFIKSLGKQYPVVISCKVMRVSKSAYYAWRKRPAIIISAQTLNLHRRAKALFEDSRDSLGSRELGKKLRKEGFDVSRHSVIGLMKRLGLVVKQRIPYKVTTKRKDSDAVADNLLNMNFNPLGQNQVWAGDVSYLKTGEGWLYLAIVMDLFGRRIVGWHTSKRMTTDLIEQAFLKAHRLRQPPKGLVFHSDRGSQYTSKRFRSLLKRLDCRSSMGDVGACWDNAVVERFFGSLKHDWLFKVAQPTREHMKQDVAAYVKYYNLERLHSSNGDQSPIEYENSFRKVSGWT from the exons ATGACTAAACGTACTAACAAACAATATCCAAACGATTTTAAGCAAGAAGCGGTGGCGCTGGTGATTGAGCAAGGTTACTCAGTTGTTGAGGCTGCCGCTTCACTGAATATCACTGACAAGCTACTTTATAACTGGGTAGCGAAGTTTAAACAACAAAATGAAGATTCAGAGTTGTCGAAGGATGAGCGGGCTGAACTCGCTCAGCTCAGAAAAGACAATAAGCGCTTGCTAATGGAGCGCGAAATATTAAAAAAGGCTTCAGCGTTTTTCG GCAAAAGAAATGAAATAAAATATTCATTTATCAAAAGTTTAGGTAAGCAGTACCCAGTTGTCATATCGTGTAAAGTGATGCGCGTTAGCAAATCTGCATACTATGCTTGGCGAAAACGTCCCGCGATAATTATCAGTGCACAAACACTGAATTTACATCGTAGGGCGAAGGCGCTTTTTGAAGATAGTCGAGACAGTTTGGGTAGCCGTGAGCTTGGGAAAAAGCTTCGCAAAGAAGGCTTTGATGTTAGCCGGCATAGTGTCATTGGCTTGATGAAACGATTGGGGTTAGTCGTTAAGCAGCGTATCCCTTACAAAGTCACAACAAAGCGCAAAGACAGTGATGCTGTAGCTGATAATTTATTGAACATGAATTTTAACCCGTTAGGCCAGAACCAGGTGTGGGCTGGGGATGTGTCATATTTAAAAACAGGCGAAGGCTGGCTATACCTTGCTATTGTAATGGATTTGTTTGGTCGTCGCATAGTGGGTTGGCACACGTCAAAACGTATGACGACAGACTTAATTGAGCAAGCATTTTTAAAAGCACATCGCTTACGACAGCCGCCAAAGGGCTTAGTATTTCATAGCGATAGAGGTTCGCAATACACGAGTAAACGCTTTAGAAGCCTATTAAAACGGCTTGATTGCCGCTCTAGCATGGGTGACGTCGGTGCGTGTTGGGATAATGCCGTGGTTGAAAGGTTCTTCGGCAGTTTAAAACATGATTGGTTGTTCAAGGTAGCACAACCAACAAGAGAGCATATGAAGCAAGATGTTGCGGCCTATGTGAAATATTACAATCTGGAGCGATTACATTCGTCGAATGGCGACCAATCACCCATTGAGTATGAAAACTCCTTTAGGAAAGTGTCCGGTTGGACTTGA
- a CDS encoding IS30 family transposase, which yields MNYQQLTEGKRYQISALLGQEISVANIALILNCHRATIYRELKRNKKVTEYCPDKAQRACLIRRKTAAKYRISSKTIDFIRILIEIDWSPEQVSNVLKNCGVPVSHQWIYQYIHDDKRNKGTLYRHLRQGRKRYRKGQRTKAEVIKNKVSIDDRPVIVDTKKRFGDWEIDTVLGKHGSGSIVTLLERKTRFYLIKKVDSKSAKDVTQATIELLLPFKDHVHTITADNGREFAYHAEIAEALETTVYFAHPYSSWERGANENSNGLLRQYVPKGTDLRRVTEERIHFAMRRINNRPRKCLGFKQPAVVFKEMCLVA from the coding sequence ATGAATTATCAGCAGTTGACCGAAGGCAAAAGATACCAGATTTCCGCTCTTTTAGGGCAAGAAATATCAGTGGCAAATATTGCACTCATCCTGAATTGTCATAGAGCTACGATTTACCGTGAGTTAAAGCGGAATAAAAAAGTAACAGAATATTGCCCTGACAAAGCCCAAAGAGCCTGTTTGATAAGGCGGAAGACAGCGGCAAAATATCGCATATCATCAAAGACAATTGATTTTATTCGTATTTTAATTGAAATCGACTGGAGTCCTGAGCAAGTCTCTAACGTACTCAAAAACTGCGGTGTTCCCGTTAGTCATCAATGGATTTACCAATATATCCATGATGACAAAAGAAACAAAGGGACACTTTACCGCCATTTGAGGCAAGGAAGAAAACGCTACCGGAAAGGCCAGAGAACAAAAGCTGAAGTGATCAAGAATAAGGTATCCATTGATGATCGGCCTGTGATTGTTGATACCAAAAAGCGCTTTGGAGACTGGGAGATAGACACTGTTTTAGGTAAGCACGGCTCAGGCTCAATTGTCACCTTGCTAGAAAGAAAGACACGTTTTTACCTTATAAAGAAAGTGGATTCGAAATCAGCCAAAGATGTGACTCAAGCAACCATAGAGCTATTGCTGCCTTTTAAAGATCATGTTCACACGATCACAGCAGATAATGGTCGAGAGTTCGCGTATCACGCTGAGATAGCCGAAGCATTAGAAACGACAGTGTATTTTGCTCATCCATACAGTTCTTGGGAACGTGGAGCAAACGAAAATAGCAACGGACTCCTAAGGCAATATGTGCCCAAAGGTACCGATTTAAGACGTGTTACAGAAGAGAGAATACACTTCGCAATGAGACGAATAAATAATCGTCCAAGGAAGTGTTTAGGGTTCAAGCAACCAGCCGTAGTGTTTAAAGAAATGTGCTTAGTTGCTTGA
- a CDS encoding YhcG family protein yields MSNPVTHQYHELVDTISTAFREGQLKTVSAINAGLVFTYWQIGQHIVEYEQKGKAQATYGKQLLKQLSADLKLKHGKGFSISNLQRFRQFYMQNSNYATVSHNLSWSHHVELLKIDNSTERSFYTQQCIHANWSIRELKRQKDSGLFLRLAASKDKEQVLALATQQALVNKPEDVQRDSYVFEFLGLPEKQHYSEKDLEEALCQHLEQFLLELGKGFTFVGRQYRITLNNTHYKVDLVFYHRILRCFVLIDLKINDVKHHDIGQMNMYMGYFAAEENIESDNPPIGIILSKDKDELLVEYATYGMDTNLFVQKYQLYLPNEEELRREVEATLMEQSHDK; encoded by the coding sequence ATGAGTAACCCTGTCACTCATCAATACCATGAATTGGTTGACACTATTTCAACGGCATTTCGTGAAGGACAGCTAAAAACCGTCAGCGCCATTAATGCTGGCCTAGTATTCACCTACTGGCAAATAGGTCAGCATATTGTGGAATACGAGCAAAAGGGGAAAGCACAAGCGACTTACGGAAAACAGCTATTAAAACAACTCAGCGCAGATCTAAAACTAAAACATGGTAAAGGTTTTAGCATCAGTAACTTGCAACGCTTTCGTCAGTTTTATATGCAAAACTCAAATTATGCGACAGTGTCGCACAATTTGAGCTGGTCCCATCATGTTGAACTATTGAAAATAGACAACTCAACTGAGCGGTCGTTTTATACCCAGCAATGCATCCATGCCAACTGGAGTATTCGTGAGTTAAAACGACAAAAAGACAGCGGCTTGTTTTTACGCCTGGCTGCGTCCAAAGACAAGGAACAAGTATTAGCCCTTGCCACACAACAGGCACTTGTCAACAAACCTGAAGATGTACAACGCGACAGCTATGTATTTGAATTTTTGGGATTACCAGAAAAACAACATTACAGTGAAAAAGACCTAGAAGAGGCACTATGCCAGCATCTAGAGCAGTTTCTGCTAGAACTAGGTAAAGGTTTTACCTTTGTTGGTCGCCAATATCGCATCACGCTAAACAACACCCATTATAAAGTCGACCTTGTTTTTTACCATCGCATTTTGCGCTGCTTTGTTTTAATTGATCTTAAAATAAACGATGTGAAGCACCACGACATTGGCCAAATGAATATGTACATGGGCTATTTTGCTGCAGAAGAAAACATCGAAAGCGACAACCCACCCATTGGTATTATTTTAAGTAAAGACAAAGACGAATTGCTGGTTGAATACGCCACCTATGGCATGGACACGAATTTGTTTGTACAAAAATACCAACTGTACCTTCCCAACGAAGAAGAGCTACGTCGAGAAGTAGAAGCCACTCTGATGGAGCAAAGCCATGATAAATAA
- a CDS encoding type I restriction-modification system subunit M, translated as MTTNQINQDDINKAVWNACDTFRGVISADTYKDFILTMLFLKYISDIYKDEYNKLIEQYGDNPALIHAMMSKQRFVLPEGASFWDLYEKRYEAGNGERIDKALHALEEANGSKLKNVFQDISFNTDRLGQEKQKNDLLRHLLEDFGKDILNLSTERVGSLDIIGNAYEYLIKHFAAGSGATAGEYYTPPEVSTLLATVLEPVEGDQICDPCTGSGSLLLKCGAMVRKNTGSKKYALFGQEAIGSTWALAKMNMFLHGEDNHRIEWGDTIRNPLLLENKQQGKDSNSLLHFDVVTANPPFSLDKWGHDDASNDPYGRFHRGIPPKTKGDYAFILHMINTLKPGTGRMAVVVPHGVLFRASSEGKIRQQLIEENLLDTVIGLPEKLFFGTGIPAAILIFKKKKSDENVLFIDASREFKSGKNQNQLTPDNIQKIIDTYKDRETVEKYAYLASFDEIKENDFNLNIPRYVDTFEEEAEIDLVAVRAERIQLKNELQNLEVEMEGYLKELGYE; from the coding sequence ATGACAACCAACCAAATCAATCAGGACGATATTAACAAGGCGGTCTGGAACGCATGCGATACCTTTCGTGGTGTGATCAGTGCTGATACCTATAAAGACTTCATCCTCACCATGCTGTTTTTAAAATACATCTCTGATATCTACAAAGACGAATACAACAAACTAATCGAACAGTATGGCGACAACCCAGCGCTAATTCACGCCATGATGTCGAAACAACGCTTTGTATTGCCTGAAGGCGCAAGCTTTTGGGATTTATACGAAAAGCGTTATGAAGCAGGCAACGGCGAGCGCATTGATAAAGCCTTACACGCATTAGAAGAAGCCAATGGCAGTAAGCTTAAAAACGTATTCCAAGACATCAGCTTTAACACCGACCGGTTAGGCCAAGAAAAGCAAAAGAACGATTTACTCCGTCACCTTTTAGAGGATTTCGGTAAAGACATCTTAAATCTAAGTACCGAACGCGTGGGCAGCCTAGACATCATCGGTAACGCTTATGAATATCTTATTAAACACTTTGCTGCTGGTAGTGGGGCTACCGCTGGTGAATATTACACCCCGCCTGAGGTCTCAACCCTTCTAGCCACCGTTTTAGAGCCTGTTGAAGGCGACCAAATATGTGACCCCTGTACCGGCAGTGGCTCGCTGCTGTTAAAGTGTGGCGCCATGGTTCGTAAAAACACTGGCTCAAAAAAGTACGCATTATTTGGACAAGAAGCCATTGGCTCTACATGGGCATTGGCCAAAATGAACATGTTCCTACACGGTGAAGACAACCACCGTATTGAATGGGGCGACACCATTCGCAATCCACTATTACTTGAAAACAAGCAGCAAGGTAAAGACAGTAACAGTTTATTGCATTTTGACGTGGTTACCGCCAACCCCCCGTTCTCGTTAGATAAATGGGGCCATGACGATGCCAGCAACGACCCTTATGGCCGCTTTCATCGTGGTATACCACCAAAAACAAAAGGCGATTATGCCTTTATCCTACACATGATCAATACGTTAAAACCAGGCACCGGCAGAATGGCTGTAGTTGTCCCCCACGGCGTGTTATTTAGAGCATCCAGCGAAGGCAAAATCCGCCAACAGCTGATTGAAGAAAACCTGCTTGATACCGTGATCGGATTACCAGAAAAACTGTTTTTTGGAACGGGTATCCCTGCGGCTATTTTAATATTCAAGAAGAAAAAGTCTGATGAAAACGTCTTATTCATCGATGCCAGCCGCGAATTTAAATCAGGCAAAAATCAAAACCAACTCACGCCTGACAACATTCAAAAAATCATCGATACCTATAAAGACCGTGAAACGGTTGAAAAATACGCATATCTAGCAAGTTTTGACGAAATCAAAGAAAACGACTTCAACCTAAACATCCCTCGTTACGTTGATACCTTTGAAGAAGAGGCCGAAATTGATTTGGTGGCTGTGCGTGCCGAGCGGATACAACTTAAAAATGAACTGCAAAACCTTGAAGTAGAAATGGAAGGTTACCTAAAGGAACTCGGATATGAGTAA
- a CDS encoding restriction endonuclease subunit S — MATTLGDFVQITSGHPFRGRIESNKDGDVYVVQMRNIDAEGRIDVKSLTLAKSVRENSLDRLRQNDIVFIAKGSNNTASLVEGLTKDTVCAPHFFHLRIKPNKQNSILAGFICWQLNQKPAQRYFKVSAEGSLQVSIRKKVLEDTPFVLPDLETQRNIVNLHRCAMREIKTYHQLIENRQLEMTAIASDLLNRLDKST; from the coding sequence ATGGCGACCACATTAGGTGATTTTGTTCAGATAACATCTGGTCATCCATTCAGAGGACGGATTGAGTCCAACAAAGATGGCGATGTTTATGTCGTACAGATGCGAAACATTGATGCAGAAGGCAGAATCGACGTGAAATCACTGACTCTAGCCAAGTCAGTGAGAGAGAACTCACTAGATAGACTAAGGCAGAATGATATAGTGTTTATTGCTAAGGGAAGCAACAACACAGCCTCATTAGTTGAAGGTCTCACTAAGGATACAGTCTGCGCGCCCCACTTCTTTCATTTAAGAATAAAGCCGAATAAGCAGAATAGTATTTTAGCTGGGTTTATATGCTGGCAACTCAATCAAAAGCCTGCACAACGCTACTTCAAGGTATCAGCTGAAGGTAGCCTGCAAGTCAGCATTAGAAAAAAAGTATTGGAAGATACCCCCTTTGTTTTACCTGACTTAGAAACACAGAGAAATATTGTCAATTTACATCGATGCGCCATGAGGGAAATCAAAACGTATCATCAGCTAATTGAAAACAGACAATTAGAAATGACAGCCATCGCATCAGACCTTCTAAACCGTTTAGATAAAAGTACATAA
- the tnpA gene encoding IS66 family insertion sequence element accessory protein TnpA, translating to MTKPYTRRSSSEWQQIIDDQAESGLSAPQYCKQHQVRYASFSKWRQHFSGTKTSPDSSQSDFIDLSQMPALSGTGRWNITLCLGDGIELRLSRD from the coding sequence ATGACCAAGCCTTATACCCGTCGTTCTTCTTCTGAATGGCAACAAATCATTGATGATCAAGCCGAGTCTGGCTTGTCCGCCCCTCAATACTGCAAACAACATCAAGTGCGTTACGCCAGTTTTAGCAAATGGCGTCAGCATTTTTCGGGAACGAAAACCTCGCCAGATTCTAGTCAATCAGACTTTATCGATCTCAGTCAGATGCCTGCTCTCTCAGGTACTGGACGTTGGAATATTACCTTGTGCTTAGGTGATGGTATTGAACTCCGATTGAGTCGTGACTGA
- the tnpB gene encoding IS66 family insertion sequence element accessory protein TnpB (TnpB, as the term is used for proteins encoded by IS66 family insertion elements, is considered an accessory protein, since TnpC, encoded by a neighboring gene, is a DDE family transposase.) — MFLPDPNAKIWLYAKPTDMRKSYCGLLGLIKQHLKESPLIGYFVFINRRKTQMKILYFEASGYCIWCKRLSQGQFNYAPSENDKHALSTLELQHLLAGIKVEKYRQFKRYKRAS, encoded by the coding sequence ATGTTCCTGCCCGATCCCAATGCTAAAATTTGGCTCTACGCTAAACCTACCGATATGCGTAAGTCTTATTGTGGTTTGTTAGGGCTGATCAAACAGCACCTCAAGGAAAGCCCACTCATCGGGTATTTTGTGTTCATTAACCGCCGTAAAACGCAGATGAAAATCCTTTATTTTGAAGCCTCGGGTTACTGCATCTGGTGCAAACGACTGTCTCAGGGGCAGTTCAACTATGCGCCATCAGAAAACGATAAACACGCTCTCAGCACACTGGAATTACAGCATCTGTTGGCGGGCATAAAAGTCGAAAAATATCGTCAATTTAAGCGCTACAAACGCGCATCTTAA